The nucleotide window CTTCGATGCAGTACTTGGTGGTCGGGCTGATCAGCAGGCGCTTAAGGCCAATTGGCTCACCGCTGTCATCGCACCAGCCGAAGCTCTCGTCGGAGATACGGTCCAGCGCCATTTCCAGCTGAGGCAGCAGGCGCTGGTCGCGGTCGATGGCATTGACCAGCCAGCTACGCTCTTCTTCGACCGACGCCACATCGGCAGGATCCGACGGAGTGTCCAGGCCTTCGATGGTGGCACGGCTGAG belongs to Pseudomonas putida NBRC 14164 and includes:
- a CDS encoding TraR/DksA family transcriptional regulator → MTKEQLLAMSADDYMNADQLAFFTGLLQSMKVETHERIELSRATIEGLDTPSDPADVASVEEERSWLVNAIDRDQRLLPQLEMALDRISDESFGWCDDSGEPIGLKRLLISPTTKYCIEAQERHEQLDRHQRQV